From the genome of Desulfovibrio sp. JY:
GAAGAGCGTCTTGCCGGCGATGTTGCGGATGGTCTTTTGGATCTCCATGAACGGCAGGCCCGAGGCGCGCAACTTTTCCAGATCCACCGTGGCCGGCAGGAAGTAGTAGTCGCCGTTTTTGTCGTCCACGCCGTGGCCGGCCAGGAAGATCATGGCCACGTCGTGCTGGGTGGTCTGGCGTTCGATCCAGTCCAGGCCGTTCAGGACGGCGTCCTTGGTGGCCGCGCCGTCGGTGAGCACGCGGGCGACCACGTCGCCGTAGAGCCGGCCTTTTTGCAACGCCATGGCGGCGGCGAAATCCTGAGCGTCCTTGGCCGGGAATTGCAGGGACAGGGCCTTGTCGTCATAGGCTCCCACGCCGATGGCCAGGACGTAGAGCTTGGCCGCCGGGGCCGCCGGGGCCGCCGCCTTGCCGGCCCACTTGAGGCGCACCGTGGCCGGGGCCGAGGAACCGTTCTTGTTCTCGGCGATGACGGAGAGCACCACGTCGCGCCGGGGAAGCGTCACCTTCGACTGCAACACGCTCGGTTCGAAGCCGCGTCCGCCAAGGGACGGATGGTCCTCGACCACGCGCGCGCCGTCGACCAGAATGCGCACGTCCGTGACGGCTTCGCCGCCGGGGCTGCGCACGGCGAATTTGACGGTCGCGTCCGGGTTGCTAAAGGCCGAGCCGGCGGACGGCGACAGGATTTCCACCACCGGCGGCCGGGCGGTCAGCACCGAGGGCGAACGGACATCGCCGCCCCGAGCCGCATTGGCGGCGGCCAGGGCCCGGTTCTCGTCCAGGGTGCGCAGGGCCAGGTCGACCACGTCCGGGCGGTGGAAGGCGTCGCGGAAACGCGAGGCCGGGAAAAAGTCGGCGGCCCGGTCCGGGCCGTTGTTGACGTTCCAGCCGATCATGTCCTCGCCGCCGGAAGACGCGTCATAGTAGCCGGACGGCGTCCACAGCACCCAGCGCCGGCCGTCGGCATTGGGGAAATAGGACAGAATCTCCCGGCCGTCCTCCATGCGATACCAGCGGATGGAACCGTCGCCCATGGCCGCCGCCACCACCCTTCCGTCACCGCTGACGTTGACGGCCCAGACGGTATCCGGGGCCGGGGTCTGCCACAGGGGGTGGCCGTCTACGCCATAGGCCCGCACATTCCACGACGTGCCGAGCACGAGCCGCCGGCCGTCCGGGGCGATGGCCAGGGAATAAGCCGTCTCGAATTCCTTGAGCGGGAGCGCCTTGCCGTTGAGCTGTGGCGTACGGCCGCCCTCCCAGCCCGTGACCACGATGCCGGGGGCCTGGGTACGGGGCGCGGCCATGCCGGGCGTGGGCGCTTCGATCTGGCGCAGGTCGCGACCGGGCAGGGCGAAACGGTACAGACCCTTTTTGGGCGTGGCGTCATAGGCCACGGTCTCGCCGGTGCGGTCGAGGTAAAAACGCTTGGCCGAGGCGCGAAAGTCGCGAATGGCCGGGGATCGCGTCATGCCGAAGGTACCGTCCGGGCGCAGCACGCCCCAGCGCGGGGCCACGGTGCCGTAGGCCAGACCGCCGTCGGGCAGGGGGCAAAGGGTCACCACGGCGGACTTGCCCGTGTCCAGGTCCTGGTAGGCGACAAAATCGGCGGGCTTGAAACGCCGCACCGGACAGCCGTGGTCCGTGACCCAGCGCCCGGCGGCCAGAAGCGACCCGTCGGCGGCAAAGGCCACCGAGGCCAGATTCCCGTTGTCCACGCCGGTCAGGTTCGGCGCGCCGAGCAGGTTCAGGGTCTCGGCGTCAAGGACCGTGACGGCGGCGGTGTCGGTAAAACCCACGGCGAGCTGGGTCCCGTCCGGGGAAAAGGCCAGGGAAAAGGGACGCGCTCCGCCCTGGGTCCTGGTCTTGGCTACAAGCGACAGGCTCGTGTCCGTCACCTTGTATAGGCGGATGGCCCCGTCGTAGCAGGTGGTGGCCAGATGGCCCTTGCCGTCGAAAGCCGCGCCGTAGGATTCGCCGCCGTAGTCCTTGTCCCCGCCGACCAGGGACAGGTCGGACAGCCGCCAGACGCGCACGCCCTCCTCACCCATGACCGCGGCCAGGTACGCGCCGTCGTGGGATACGGCCAGGTGGTTGATGACGCTCGGCAGGCCGGTCAGGCGCTTGACCAAACGGCCGGTCTCACGCTCGAAGATGTAGATGCTGTGCGTCTTGTCCCAGCCATAGCCGGTCCAGCCGCCGCAAAAGACGTAGCGGCCGTCGGGGCTCATGGCCACACTATAAAGCCTGCCCTCGTAGCCGTGGCCGATGGGCGGGCGCAACACGCGCAGCTGTTCGCCGGTCTTGATGTCCCAGACGCGGCAGGTTTTATCATCCGAGGCGGTGGCCAGATAGCGGCCGAGGCCATCCACGGCGATGCGCTTTATGAGCGCCGTGTGCATGCCGGTTTCGATGCGCAGTATGGGTTCGGCCGGCGGTGTGCCGGCGCCAGCGGCGGTGGCATGGCAGAAGGCGACAAGGATCAGGACAGCGGTCAGGATCAGGACGCGAAGGCGCATACGGTCACTCCTCGCCCCGTAACGGGCGGCGCGCATTCTTGTCCTAGTCGCAAACGGCGTCAAGAGGCAGGAATGCGCGCCCGGGGAAACGCGCCCAAAAGGGCAGGCCCCCCTCTCGCACATTCTCCTTCCCAACGTCTTTCCGGTACGGCGGTTGTGCGGATAACAGGCTATTATTCTTAAGAGACTTGAGAAAGGGGCTCCGGGGGAAACCCTTTCCTCAGAAAGAATTTCCCCCAGGATTTTAAAAAACTTCAGCTTCGAACCAAAATATCTGAGTGGCCGGATCCTTCCAGCAACCGGGTTCCATGCCGGCCTTGCGGCAGGTCTGGCCCAGAAACGTCTCCCGGTCCCAACCCCACTCCACCGGCACCTGGGGCAGGAGCAGCCCCGAACGCCCGCCCCGGCGCATGAGCAGCCCATGGCGGCCCACTTCCACCAGATTCGGGTCCGGACAAGGCGTCAGGGGACTGAGGACCGATATTTCC
Proteins encoded in this window:
- a CDS encoding caspase family protein, whose product is MRLRVLILTAVLILVAFCHATAAGAGTPPAEPILRIETGMHTALIKRIAVDGLGRYLATASDDKTCRVWDIKTGEQLRVLRPPIGHGYEGRLYSVAMSPDGRYVFCGGWTGYGWDKTHSIYIFERETGRLVKRLTGLPSVINHLAVSHDGAYLAAVMGEEGVRVWRLSDLSLVGGDKDYGGESYGAAFDGKGHLATTCYDGAIRLYKVTDTSLSLVAKTRTQGGARPFSLAFSPDGTQLAVGFTDTAAVTVLDAETLNLLGAPNLTGVDNGNLASVAFAADGSLLAAGRWVTDHGCPVRRFKPADFVAYQDLDTGKSAVVTLCPLPDGGLAYGTVAPRWGVLRPDGTFGMTRSPAIRDFRASAKRFYLDRTGETVAYDATPKKGLYRFALPGRDLRQIEAPTPGMAAPRTQAPGIVVTGWEGGRTPQLNGKALPLKEFETAYSLAIAPDGRRLVLGTSWNVRAYGVDGHPLWQTPAPDTVWAVNVSGDGRVVAAAMGDGSIRWYRMEDGREILSYFPNADGRRWVLWTPSGYYDASSGGEDMIGWNVNNGPDRAADFFPASRFRDAFHRPDVVDLALRTLDENRALAAANAARGGDVRSPSVLTARPPVVEILSPSAGSAFSNPDATVKFAVRSPGGEAVTDVRILVDGARVVEDHPSLGGRGFEPSVLQSKVTLPRRDVVLSVIAENKNGSSAPATVRLKWAGKAAAPAAPAAKLYVLAIGVGAYDDKALSLQFPAKDAQDFAAAMALQKGRLYGDVVARVLTDGAATKDAVLNGLDWIERQTTQHDVAMIFLAGHGVDDKNGDYYFLPATVDLEKLRASGLPFMEIQKTIRNIAGKTLFFVDTCHSGSVMGQTKRRGMGDINGVINELASSGNGAVVFAASTGRQYSLENPAWQNGAFTKALVEGVMGKADIRHTGRVTFKMLDLYISERVKEITHGEQTPTTGVPGTVEDFPIAAD